Genomic window (Gemmatimonadota bacterium):
AAATGTTCCGTCCGTGTCCGGGCATCTTCAGCTCCGTCCGGTGCTGCCGAATCCACCGTCTCCTCGCTCGGTTCTCCCGAGGGAGTCCATCTCCGAGAAACAAGGAGATTCGAAACGGGCGAATACCATCTGAGCTATGCGTTCACCTCTCCCGAGTCTGACCGGATCGGACCCCAGGTTCTGCAGGACGACCCTAAGCTCGCCTCTGTAATCCGGGTCGATGGTTCCGGGGGCGTTGGGCATCGTGAGAGCGTGCTTGAGAGCGAGCCCCGAGCGCGGTCGGATCTGCGCCTCCAAGCCCTCAGGGAGCGACATCGCGAGACCGGTGCCGACGGCGCGCACTTCGCCGGGAGCGAGCTCGATCTCCGGCTCGGCGGAGCGAAGGTCGTAGCCCGCCGCACCGGGGGTTCCCCTGTCGGGAAGCGGTAGATCGGGGTTGGAAGGAAGCCGCTTGAATCCGACGCTGTCGGTGCGGGCCCGTTCAGCCAAGAGCTTCCTCGACCGACACGCACTCCAGTCCGAACACGTCGGCGACCGCCTTATGGGTGATCTTGCCCCCCACCATGCTCACTCCGCCGTAGAGGGAGTCGTCTTCCAGGGCCGCTCGCGCCCAGCCCTTGCTCGCGACGGAAAGGGCGTAAGGAAGAGTCGCGTTCGTCAAGGCTGCGGTGCTCGTCTGCGGAACCGCGCCTGGCATGTTCGCCACGCCGTAATGGGTGACGCCGTCGACGACGTACACGGGGTCGTCGTGGGTCGTCGGCCGGATGGTCTCCACGCAGCCTCCTTGGTCGACCGCGACATCGACGATCACCGTGCCCGGTCGCATTACCGCGAGGTCCGCGCGCATGAGCAGCGACGGCGCTTTCGCCCCGGGGATGAGCACCGCGCCGACCACGAGATCGGAGTCGCGCAGATGCTCGCGCACGGAGTGGTGGGTGGAGTAGATGCACTCCACGTTCGCGGGCATGACCTTCGACAGGTAACGGAGCCGCTCCAAGTCGACATCCATGACGAAGACGCGAGCGCCAAGGCCTGCCGCCATCTGTGCGGCGTTGGTCCCGACTACGCCGCCCCCGATGATCAGCACCTTGCCCGGGAGCACTCCCGGCACTCCGCTCAGCAGGACGCCCGGCCCGCCGTAAGGGCGTTCCAGATAGCGAATGCCGGCCTGTATCGCCAACCGTCCCGCCACCTCGCTCATGGGGGTCAGCAGCGGCAGCTCGCCGTTGGGAAGCTCCACGGTCTCGTAGGCGATCGCGGTGGCGCCGGACTCGATCGTCGCTCGGGTGAGAGCCTCGTCGGCGGCGAAGTGGAAGTAGGTGAAGACGATCTGCCCCTCGCGCATTTGCGGCCACTCGGGCTCGATCGGCTCCTTGACCTTCATGATCATCTCGGCCCTCCCCCACACCGCTTCGGGGCCGGACACGATCTCGGCACCGGATTCCCGATAGGTCTCGTCTGTAAAAGCGCTTCCCGACCCGGCTCCCTCCTGGATCATCACCTCGTGACCGGCGCTGACCAGGGCCTCCACCCCGCCCGGGGTGAGCGCTACCCGGTACTCTTCGGATTTCACTTCCGTGGGAACGCCTATCTTCACTGCGGATTCACTCCAAGACGGCCTGACCGCTCAAGCCGCAGCTGCGGGTATCAGCTCCGGGCCGAGCCGAAGCAGGAGGTAGTTGTCCGGATCGAAATGCTCCGCGGCCACTCGGTCGATGTCCGAGGCTTCGACACCTTCGATCCGAGCGAGAAGCTCATCGATGTCGAGGAAGGGCTCGTCGTGAAGGGCGAAAGAAGCCAGACGGGCAAGACGCGCGGCGGTCGATTCGAGGGAGAGCACGAGGCCGCCCTTCAGTTGCTCCTTCGCGGCGGCGATCTCGCTCTCGGACAGCTCTCCGGCGGCGACCCTCGCCATTTCCGTCCGGATCGCCTCGATCGCGGCATCGGCGGTCGCGGAACCCGTCCCGGCGTAAATGCCGGCAAGCCCCGCCGCGCTGAAGAACTGCTGGAAGGTCTGCACTTGGTAGCAGAGACCGAGATCTTCGCGGACGCGCTGGAAAAGTCGTGAGCTCATCCCGCCGCCCAGAGCCTGCGAGACGATCGCGAGAGCGTGGCGGTCGGGATGGGAGCGCCCAGGGACCTTGGACCCGAAAACGAGGTGGGACTGCTTCGTGGGACGGACGCAGAGCTCGGTCCCGGTACGTACGCTGCGGGGCGGGCGTGGCGACGACGTGCGCCTCCCGGGGGGCAGGCCGCCGAAGAGGCTGCCCGCCTGACCGAAGAAGCGATCCGGGTCGAGCGCACCTGCGGCGGCCACGACAAGGTTGCTGCCCCGGTACCGGGAGTGCGCTTCGACGATATCGGTCAGAGCGAGCTCGCGGACGGTGGCCGAGCTTCCCAAAATGGGTTTGCCGTAAGGATGTCCCGCCCAGAGACGCTCACCGTGAAGATCGTAGACGACGTCGTCGGGGGTATCCTCGACTTGGGCGATCTCCTCCAGCACGACCCGGCGTTCGGTCTGAAGATCGCGCGCCGTCAGCTTGGGGTTCAGGACCAGATCGGCGAGCACGTCGAGGGCCGGATCGAGGTGCGCCGCCGCCACCCGGGCCTGATAGCAGGTGTGCTCCCTGGAGGTGTAGGCGTCGAGCCAGCCGCCGAGGGACTCGACCGACATGGCGATATCGCGGGCGCTCCGCCGCTTGGTGCCCTTGAAGACCATGTGCTCGAGCATGTGCGCGGCCCCTTCCCTCCCGACCGGATCGTGGGCGCCTCCGCACCGCACCCATACTCCGACGGCGACCGAGCGCGCACCTTCGACCAGCTCGCATTCGAGCCGCACCCCGTTCGAGAGAGTAGAGCGCAAGGCAGGCATGACTAACGGTCCGCGGACAGCCCCGAGCGAGCGCCGGGCCCGGCTAAGCGCCGCAGCGGCAGGGCGCTACGCCCCGCCGTCAGCGACATCCGCGACCCGCAGTCAGCTTCACCTGCCGGCCTCCTCTGAAATGGCGGCGCGGCGCGAAAGACGCAGCTTGCCGTTGCCTTCCACGGAAAGAAGCTTCACCCTGGTCTTGTCGCCCCGCTTGAGAACATCCTCCGTCCGGTTGGTCCTGCCTTCCTGGAGCTCGGAGATGTGGCAGAGCCCCTCGATGCCCGGCATGATCT
Coding sequences:
- the dut gene encoding dUTP diphosphatase, with protein sequence MAERARTDSVGFKRLPSNPDLPLPDRGTPGAAGYDLRSAEPEIELAPGEVRAVGTGLAMSLPEGLEAQIRPRSGLALKHALTMPNAPGTIDPDYRGELRVVLQNLGSDPVRLGRGERIAQMVFARFESPCFSEMDSLGRTERGDGGFGSTGRS
- the ald gene encoding alanine dehydrogenase, giving the protein MKIGVPTEVKSEEYRVALTPGGVEALVSAGHEVMIQEGAGSGSAFTDETYRESGAEIVSGPEAVWGRAEMIMKVKEPIEPEWPQMREGQIVFTYFHFAADEALTRATIESGATAIAYETVELPNGELPLLTPMSEVAGRLAIQAGIRYLERPYGGPGVLLSGVPGVLPGKVLIIGGGVVGTNAAQMAAGLGARVFVMDVDLERLRYLSKVMPANVECIYSTHHSVREHLRDSDLVVGAVLIPGAKAPSLLMRADLAVMRPGTVIVDVAVDQGGCVETIRPTTHDDPVYVVDGVTHYGVANMPGAVPQTSTAALTNATLPYALSVASKGWARAALEDDSLYGGVSMVGGKITHKAVADVFGLECVSVEEALG
- a CDS encoding insulinase family protein, with the translated sequence MRSTLSNGVRLECELVEGARSVAVGVWVRCGGAHDPVGREGAAHMLEHMVFKGTKRRSARDIAMSVESLGGWLDAYTSREHTCYQARVAAAHLDPALDVLADLVLNPKLTARDLQTERRVVLEEIAQVEDTPDDVVYDLHGERLWAGHPYGKPILGSSATVRELALTDIVEAHSRYRGSNLVVAAAGALDPDRFFGQAGSLFGGLPPGRRTSSPRPPRSVRTGTELCVRPTKQSHLVFGSKVPGRSHPDRHALAIVSQALGGGMSSRLFQRVREDLGLCYQVQTFQQFFSAAGLAGIYAGTGSATADAAIEAIRTEMARVAAGELSESEIAAAKEQLKGGLVLSLESTAARLARLASFALHDEPFLDIDELLARIEGVEASDIDRVAAEHFDPDNYLLLRLGPELIPAAAA